aggggggggggcggcttgtttgggggggggtggaggtatgggtgggtggggggttgggtgctgggggtcggggtgtgttcgggggtttgggggtcgggggtggtggggcctgggtcgtggtggatggcgggtttgggtggggtgcgggggggtcgtggggggatgggggctggggaccggtggggcgctgtgggggcccgctgggcctcgttctgcggccttgggctcgggggtgtgggccggggctggggcgggggtgttccgggtgtctgggtcggctcgccgaccggtgtccgctcgggtggcttgggggtggccttggtgctgccgcggcctggggattccggggggggggggggagtgctcgctttgctggaccgcggttgacggcttctttctttggtggtggtccttatgcatgccagatccgtcgcaccagcatctactgaaactcaacagaagtaccctctccctcccacagccccttgaatcagttggtgctggtgtctgtggttctcactttgctttatctatccttccctccttcctctctttagtttttcctctggtcacttgagatcttaatttattagaagtatgaggtttctggggttggcataagactctggttttgtaaccacgcaggaggggtcttgttggtgctggacttcactttgatggattggatgtactggcttctatggatctcactctgccttatcgatccttccctccttcctctctttagtttttcctctgggctcttgagatctcgctaaatttgctggaatttagaggcttccggggttggcgaaagactttgattttgtaatcatggggaaggcaggaagtgtttggtcggtgctggatttcactttgatttacctttcttttctctttatttctttttttttctgaccttttctctggtctcctgaccatttaaatctcacgactctggcaagattctgaagtacctggttaaggcgaagggtaatgggatatttataaggttttaggtgaatgaatgagtataaatttatacgtatttgcacgcacacgcacgcacgcgcacgcacgcaaacgcacacacgcaaacgcacgcacgcaaacgcacacaaaaaaaaaaaaaaaaaaaaaaaaaaaaaaaaagagcaatgatgacaagacgttgaatcggtaagactaccgaatgaacaattctgagctctagaaaaaaaaaaatacaaaaaaaaaaaaaatacaaaaaaaaaaataatccacctcactaggagtctggagaaggagaatcatctgttttaaggagcagtctcctgagtaccggtgtcggtaccatatgtgttcggcctgccatatctattcggggtccttcgcctacagatgacgttacgctacaggattggctgagacgttttacgctacaggattggctgagatgtcgacgattgtgattggtgaggCAACTTTCCAGTCGTTGGAGGGAAAACACAATTCTGAGGAGGTGAAACATGGATGATTTTTATGAagaaattcattattatttatctaacGGGACTTATCATAGCCGCACTTCTGCATCAAAGTGTTCGGCGACCCGAAAGGCAACGATTCGTACCGCGTCAAAATCCTACACAATTCAAAGTAAGTAACgttttgacttttctttttttttatttacaacaaatggAAGCCGTTTAATTCTTCAGCTGCACCTATTTATTTAACTACGCGTACCCTCAGTAATTGTTTTTCTTCGACTTTAGATGAGAAGTTATATTACAGATTCAAGGGCAAGCTCCGATTGATCGTGTATCAGTCACAAGTCAGAGATATTTTAACCATCTGCCACGACAATCTGGGCACTGGGGGTCATCCAGGAAGACGCCGTACAGTGGAAAAAGTATTAGCATCCTACCACTGGAAAACCCTCAGGGAAGATGTTAAAAAATGGGTAAATTGTTAGTTTTATTGTTGTAGctgttattatgattattgttattattattattgttgttgttgttgttgttgttgttattatcattatcactatcattatcatcattttgGGGTGACTTAATTCGACTGGTATAATTCTCATGGCAAAATGAGCTATGCTCATTGTAGCTGCTTCCTTAAATCTGATTAAATTTTTTTGCTGCATCTTACTCAGTAAATATATAGTGAATATATAGTCCCTACTTTGCTCCAAATATACACTATACTTGTGAGGAAACTAGcagaaattaatttatttatttttaaggttgATGAGTGTCCTCGCTGTCAgaggcatgaaaaaataaaaacggttgCACCTGTCCTTCATCCAATTGAAGTGAAGGAAGCATGGAGTGTTCTTGGGATAGATCTAATTGGTCCCCTTCCTACCACCACAAAGGGCAAAAGgtagcgtgagtgagtgagtgagtgagtgagtgagtgagtgagtcagtGAGTCAGTGAGTGGGTACATTTGAAATtgataaatgcaaaatatttggGTGAAAAGAACATAGAACATGGCTGTTATGGATGTAACAGATGGTTTGAACTATCTGCATTTTTATATTGCAGGTTCATTTTGACAGCCACAGACCTTTTCACCAAGTGGGTTGTAGCGAAACCTCTTTACACTAAAACTGCCATTGAAGTGTCAAAAAAATTTGTTAACATTCTCCTTGACTTTGGACTTGTTGAGAAGATCATTACTGACCAAGGGCGAGAATTTGTAAATGAGGTACAGTTgtgtatttgaaaacaaacgttGTATTAGTGACATATAATATTTGGAATGAATCATACTGAATCTTTGAAGAGATGGGGTCATGCCTGCAGGTCAACCATGGTGTTTTTGAGGCTTTGGGAGTCAGACACTGCATTACCTCAGCATACCATCCCCAATCCAATGGACAGGACGAGCGCACTAATGCCAACATAAAGGCTGCACTCTCTAAATACTGCGGGGAGGATCAGAATGATTGGGACGTCCATCTAAGGGGAATTGTGGCAGCTATTAACACATCGAAGCAGGTAATAATTGTAATAGAATGTTTGATGGAACCAGTTTCACAAAGACAGAGCAACTGTAAAATTATATCgatttgtcctttttttgtgtgtctaacAGCGATCAACAAAATACACACCATACTGTGCTCTTTTTGGAAGACACCCTCGCACACCAGGTGTAATAAACGTCACTCAAGAAGAGGGGTGTGACAAAGGTGTTGTGGTGGTCAAAGAAACCGAAGAACAGCTGGAGGACAAAATTGCTGAAGTTGCCAATCTGCATGCAAAGGTGATGATAAAATGGAAATGCTCGCATCTAAAAACGCTAACTATGACATCTAAACCATTTAATATTTTCTCAGGTTTACCAGAACATTCAAAACGCACAGGCCAGACAGAAGAAGTCGtatgacaataaaaaaagactgaatGTGAAGGCTTTTAACCTTAAAATTGGTGATGAGGTCCTGAaagcaaacaagaaaaaggAAGGCCGAAAAGGAGGGCGATTGGAGGCAAACTGGTCTGGGCCATACCTAATCGCGTCACTTTCAGAGAAAGGGGTGGCAACACTTTCATACACAACTGGGGCTCTCCTGAAACAAAGCATAAATGTTGCACACCTGAAGCCATTCATCAGGCCGAAGTTGAGAGGTATTATAATTACTGTTAAAAAGACACTGCAGTAGAAAACTTGATCTGCAATACTTGCATAATAATGTTTTCTTAATTCCTCAAGGTGACAGTCTCCAAGGTGACAGCCTCCAAGGTATGCACATAATTAAGTGTGTTTTGTTTAGGTCATAGCCAGGGGCTATGTCGGTAAAGAACAAAACCTAACTATACTCCAGAtgtcactttttgttttcaaaaaggattattattttaaagtgtTCTTTAATCACCAATAGTTGAGCAGGTGCCAATTTCTGGTAAACTACTCCTACATGAATCTCTACATGACCACGACTATTGGCTTGGCCTGGGATATTTGAAACCTATCAAGCCTGTTCAAGACATGCTGGTGGGTACAATAtactgtgtatgtgtgcacTTCTATTTAGGTTTTGAATACGTATTGTTtcgatttcactttgttttatgtattttttttctcaatataatTGTAGCTCGATTATGTGCTTGACAAGAAACGCTCTGGTGCAGAGATTCTTGTCAAGGATGGGGACATCTGTCTAACACGGCAAGACTTCTGGAGCTTGGGTCTTCCTCAGTATATGGAATCCAATgtaagtattttaaaaatatattgttttggGCTACAGAAGACTGCACATAGTACTTCACGGTACTTCAGACACTCTGTTGCAGATTGGAAACGCATGCTTCAAGCTCATTGAAGAAGCTGCCAAAATACACGTATGGTTTTGTCATGTATTAAAATCTGCATTTGTAAAAGTAGGCCCTTATACTGTAGTTATCTTATTGTTactgtttttcctcaaaataatGTATTGGTATTCTAAATAGTTAAACATAGCTGCTGTttaagcctgttttccatgataaatatttttttttattgttgttgtcgttgtttgtttgtttgtttggttggttggttggttgtttttgaaaatcaatGCAGGGAAACGACATCCACATTGTGGACATGTATGTTGTTCCAACATGGAAGGACAAACAAGTGGACCCAACAGATGCTCTTCCTGTAGGTTCTTATTACTTGTGATCGTCTATATTTGTTGACATAGCTTGACATACATCTTTGCAAATTCACTTCTTTAAAATGCCAGTGTGACATAATTTCCAAACACTTACTAATCATTCCTGCCTGGAGTCGACAACCTGGAAAAGCAGATCACTATTTACTTTGCGTGAGTCTATTTTGAATGCTTTCAGcaattgaagattttttttttcaattattattcttaACATTTTTACAGTTTCTGCTGTATGTAATGTATGTTCTTTTGAAAACGATTTGCAGGTACTGAAGCCAGCACAAAAAGAACTGTATTTGCTGGACTCACTTAAACCAGATGGCTTTGGCGACCCTAATTTCCATACCATCTTTAGGTTTTGCAACATAACAATCAGCCCTGTTCTGTGGCTTGTTCTgcatgaattcaaaagtattcATAGTATCCACAAAATGCAAGTAAACAGCTAATTGGTCTGATCTACCACAAAACCTCATTTTTTAACCATTGCTTCACATCTGTCAGGTCTGATTGACAGTACTATGAATTCTAATTTGGGCATGCGTATGTTTGAATCTTCAAGCCTCGTTCAAAGGCTGTTTTAAAGGTTAGCCTCGTTCAATGGCTATATAAGGTATACTCTTGTTAAAGCCCTGAAGCCTTGCTATTTCTGATGATTTTTACAGTAACCTAGCTCATCACATTAATCCAGGCCAGTGGACAATTAAGTTTGGCAGAGATATTCAGGTACATCTAAGTACATTGGATTGTATTTTAAGACATTGATTTTACAATAAGACTGCTATATTTGTTCTTTAATATCTTCATAAACAGGGCTTTCCAAACCAAACAAGTGGCGACAGTTGTGGCATTTTCATCTTGATGGTAaacatttttctgtctgtttaaATATGTTGTTGGTAATATATTCTTAAATGCTTGAACATATCTTTGCTTTTTGCAGTATGCACTCAGCATGAGCACAGGTGTGCCATTTTTGTTCACTGAGGtgggtatttattttaatgacatAGAAGGAAGTTCAGAAATTGATCATAAATTAAATTTCCTATACAACAATGTTTATAGTTGGCCAATCATAAACCAGAAAGTGTGTTGTTGTTAGCATGATATTTAAGATAATGTCTTTTAGGGGGATATGGCACACATCCGCAAATGGTGGTGCATCAGCCTGATGGAACGGTTCCAGATTGATGGGTAATATAATCTTTCTAATTTAATTTACTAAAGTACTTTCCAAttggttaacttttttttatgtcactaaTACATCACTTACAGCCATGGACAAAGATTGGCATACTGGACCAATGAGTCCAGAGCCTTGCTCCAAGGGTCACTGGAACCAATTTTCAAGATCCCAAAGGCCAGAAAGCGAGGCCATGTGGAAAGCTtggcagtaacaccaagtgtaccGGTACTTATAACTGAGTCATGTGGAAAAATCAGATTATTTGAAACAAGTATTTTATCATCCTACCTACAAGCTTGCTTGCTTGTACCTGCTTAATCACTGGGtcactaattgtttttttttcctcaaaggtTGAAATTGAAAAGGCCAACAGGTGCTTCATATTGCAGGTAATctgaatttaatattttatgctCAACAAAGCGTCtggtaaatgttttattgtaatagacattttactttaattttccAGGTTTATgtgtttgacagattttgcccACTCACTCTTAAAATTTTGGTTTTATTGTGCCTGACCTATATTTTACAGTTGCCAGTATGTATCCTGTCAGACATACTTAAAGAAGTGGTCCTCATTGAAGGAGATGGAGCAATCCTGAAACTCTCCGTCGTGTGCACTGCATTCAGGAACACAGTCTCCACTGTCAGCTTCAGGAGACACGCACATTTCCAGTGGCTTGACAGTAAGGCCTTAAATTAAAGCTACACAACACAGAGTTTCATGTTTTTACCAACTCTAattgaaatgttcatttttgctTCACAATTTATTTTCCACAGGTGTTGCTCCATGGAACAAGTATTCTGCTTCCCATGTTAATGAATTTTATACAATGTACAAGATTCAGAACTGCTGGGAATGTGGAACCCCTTATAaaaacagcagtcctggtatatAGCTTTCAGTGGATATTCTTAATTATGTTATAGAGCATGGTCTTCTCCGTgtattccggtctcctcccacattccaaaagacgtgcatggcaggttaattgggtgctgtgaattgtccttaggtgtgtgtgggggtggttgtttatctctgtgtgccctgagattggctggcaaccagtacaaggtgtaccccgcctactgcccaaagccagctgagataggctccagcacccccgagacccttgtgaggaataagcagtcaaaaaaatggatggatgtttttgagCATTGATGTTCAGTGTCATAAGTAGTCATAGAACATGCCATGCCGTCATTTGCCATTGGTCAGTATGATTGTTCATATAATCTGTATGGTATTTCAATCTTATTCACAGGATATGTTGGGACAGGGAAAAGAGGAGTACTACAAGCCTTTTACTCGGAAAACCCTCATCCGGGGTACTGCAGTCTCGTCTGCAGCCAAATGCAATTGGTAAACAAAAGTTTAACActctcaaaaacaaacactggaTGACCTGATTAAAAGATTTACTATTACTCAAAGTGACACAGCAAAGAACATCTTTGTCGTATTTGAGTCAACTCTTTTTTCAAATGCACATCAAGTATGTTActagaattgtgtttttgttttttctttcacctCCGTAAATCAATAAGCGCCATCCCATTTGATCCGCTAGTGACACACAGGTCATAATTCATGTGTTTTGTTACATCTCACCGTGGctattctaatgtattgatcTCTGGTCTTCCCTTGTCTAGGATTAGTTTGCTGTGAAAccctttcagacttgtttgttgttgttttgtggataaaggaagaaaattctgaacatataaagaaaagttgtgcattcattcattcattcacgtgtcattcattgatttgttaatgaatttgacatctttaaagaaaaagtaaaatgtgctactgtagtTGATTAAGTTAACTTGTGAGTTTCTCAAGTATTAGGTTATAGTAAATGTTTTGACTTTACGGTAGTAggccattacctttgattaatatttatatcaatagtccatgagacacatgcaggttacaaataaattcgtagttacctaataacctaaggctgagtacagaacatattggtgaggaaatgtcacatctcaggcaataattgcatcatttcattatcatcatcatagtaattattttctgcaatacgcaCGACCCTCCGCACTTCATCGTGCAGTGTCACCTCTGAGGAgacattggcaagaaaatattaaagatgtaatttaaataacaaaatgtatgggctgagattgcaaaaccgtaaataaacctaagtataaaagcaggatactttaagattgaataactaatgaaatagattgaaaaaatacattagagaagataaatataaaagaatggaggtcaaatagcacataaatgcaGGAAGGAAAACTAATATTTACTCAAATCAATTTACTGCGATGGGgcgaaatattgtcagttgacgtgctaatgtgttcctataatcattacgactgttatttgtgatgtattgtgataCGTGAACAGGAAAATTAGGAAACCAAAccaacgtgaacacatttgacactgctcgcttgctgtactgacgtcatcgGCAAGCGCCGACCAGACGCAAAGGACCCCGAATAGATatggcaggccgaacacatatggtaccgacaccggtatgctgatccgacagaacaccggcacatcaagaatgcatgttggcgtttggctatatcatgtttgtttgcctgtgagacatgagtgactgtttaaaataacttttatgttcagattatgggtgtcaaaattgtcacGTTATCTCGTTTACTTAAAGTGCCGGTAAACTGAAaaattctccaaaagttccagcggtaGAAAAACAcctaatgtgttaaaaaaaaaaaaagcagtatttCGTACATGACAACAATGGACAAACACAATTGCTAATAGTTCTTAatgttgaggcacttgctaatataCAAGGACGCATTGAGTTCCAACACATAGTGACTCGCtttacaagcatattacattccccttcatctggccattagcatggatttttaaacaaaactagccaccaagAGGATCATGCCCCATGTTACCAGTTGAGATCTTCATTCAGAATAATTTCAGTCAGAATGACTAAAAAGTCTCCATGTAAACCTGGCTAATGTTAAATATGCTTGTGCTACAATACAGATTTTGTCAACACCACCCAAAATAGGGATGGCCTCGCCAGTCATTTATAAtaagatttgtgaataaagcCAAAGACAATGTTGCCAGACaaaggtttatttttattttttaagattcagAACATGAAGCTCTAACGATAACGGTGCAGCTGCAGAGTGTTGCGCCTCTTCCAGGCTGCACGGCGGGAACCTCCAATGGTCTGATGGAACTTGTGACCCTTGCCCAGCCCACGGCTCTTCTTTCCTGCAGATGTCAGGCCACGCATCTCTCTGTGCTTGTGCACAGCCTTTGTGATCCATTGGGTGTCTGGGTTGCGCCTGATAGTTTTATGGAAGGGGTCTATCAAAATCACCTCAAAGAACTTGTAGGTGGAATCCTCGCCCACCCAGTAGGAGTTCAGCACTCTCAGGGCACCACAGTGCCGGCCGGCACGGTCCTGCaatagcataaataaataaataaaaataaaacaagtattAATAAAAAGATCATTGAGTGTCAACATCTCAGGTCAAACCaaacctaccaaataaaaaagcaaGCACACCAATGACTTATTGAACAGATACTAAAAATGTTGTTAACCACTATTTGGGAACAGCACAAATTACCatctctgggttgggagataaCCACTCTACCATTGAGCCATGCCACCCACATATATTTACATCTTTTCATGTTAGAAGACTTAAGAAATAACACGTCTGACAATGAAATGTAGTCAGTGTACAGCTTAGATGTATGAGAGTGTGTGAGGGTGTGATACCAAATTTAACACACCTGCTCCCTATTCACACGAGACCTTGTGAAACCTAATGAGTTTGAAACCTAATGAGTCCCATGACCCTGGGGAGGGGACGGACAAATTGTGctaatttggacattttcaattAGGACTTGATTTAATTGTGCCGTACGTTAGGATGGGGCGGTAGACAAATTTTGAATTGTGACAGAGCACATTTGAGTGTCTGTCACTCCCTCACAGCACGTCTTTGGCTGACGTGGACGCACGCCACGCGCTTTGTACACTGCGCAGACAAGTTCCGTTTAAACAGTTTCCCCACGAACCCTGACAAACATCTAGCGGTTCAACACATTCATACTGGTTTTCGGTTTCCTGCACTCTTTTGCCCATACCCCCCACCCCGCACACTCATGACGGAGAAACCGAAGCTTTCTGAAGCAGTGAATCAATATGAAACAATACATCAAAATGGTTCAGCGTTATGGAGCATTTGTCACGAATCGGTGTGTTGAGTCACGACATTGCTTCACCACTGCATTTTTGTACCATTGAAGCAATTGTGTTGAAATAGTGCTTCGACGCATTTGACACAATTCAGTGTTATGACATCTActggacaaaaatatatttaattaaaattcagCAAAAGGGCAAAGCATCATAAAAAGTAAGACGCTGTTACagttttaaatgaaaaagtgaAATGCTTGTGCAACAAAGCTGATGATGGCACTTGAATACAATGCTTGTGACAGTGGGACGGTGATTTGGGTGTTGGGTACAGATCTCAACTTCAcctccaaataaaataaaataaaatggggagaaaaaaaaaaagtggggggtgGGAGTGTACAGAGCCCCTTAAGTGACAtgggagagggggaaaaaaaaaaaagggggtggggggataaGAGTGTACgtagcccctaaagtgacatgggagaaggaggaggggggaaaaatatatatatatatatatatgtttctcGTCTGGACAAGAAAGTTTCTCATTTGGATGAGAAACTTCCTCTAATGAATTTAGTGCCGCCGGCCAGATACACGTAAGATGGCGGTTGGCGCGACCCATCAGCAACAAGAAGGCATATGTACTTCCTGTTAGAGAGCAAGACTTCCGGATCAGGCCACaagcagtttttatttatttatttcccatcACTCACACTTGCACGGATGCTGGCGGTAGAAACGAACTCACTTTGGATGTTATGGATTTGAATGGGATGGAATGGAACTAGGGTAACGGATTCTTGGAGCATAGCGTGAGTTATTTGGAAAACCTTTTCTGTGTGTGTTAGTATGCTGCATCAATGGCAATTGTAGGCTtcaattagtcgattaatcattGGAATAATTGATAAGCAAGTCCTTCCCACTTTATCAATTCTgtgctgctcagtgagatacggcTTTACCAAAGACACCGGGTGGGTAATAAGTTAACTTTCCTGTCACGACTGACTCCTAAACCGTGCTTAGTGCAATGAGATCATCTTGCCACTAGGGCAGGGAATAAAAGCTGATCAAGTCGGTTGGGTCAccacaaaaattgttttgacGCAAAAATTCATGCGTCAAAGCTATTTTAACaactttaaaaaacatttgcgACACCTGGAAGTTGCCGGGAAGACTTGAACAAATACAACATTTTTTAGGTGTacgagggagcccaagacctacaaaaaaataaaaaataaaaataaaaagtcttggacccatatgctaaaataaacaggaagtgagctacgaatttttcaatgtcccatttttgcacatttacagggggcatacttctGCCCACTTTTCCTATATGTTTTATCTAATTTGCTTcgaacttgacctggacaatgtcaagacctgagccaaggacaggggaaaaaatattaacttttcgaaatactatttgatgagggcggggcatcaaattttgtgtttcatattTCCTTCTCAATGAAAAAGGACATActtaactccccggtacatgctccaaaaaatcccaaacttgacatgtatgtttatagtcagggcctgaaggtatctctatgacaacattcagttataaatacatcgccaccaagcccttgaggtattattaaaaaatacctcacatacggtattttgtacaaaaattgtaaactcattgcaAGTGTGATAACCAAGTCATTTATCAGGGTTCTTGCAGGTATCACTCAGTGAAATTTCAGACCTTTTTGAGACTGGGGGGGTTCACATATTTGTTTCTCAAAACCATGAACTTCAGTTCTCAAAACAATGTACACAATCACATACAACCTATTGTAAAcagcttgaattattttttttttattatgtttattcttattttaaaaCTTCCTTACGCTAATTGTTTTAAAGATTGCTGAATAATGTTTCTATCGCCGGCTACCTCATCCAACCAGCTGGAAAAGTCGGGAATTTCGAGTTAGTTCTTGTTGGTCTGGCATTTAcccattttcttacaaattgaCTGTCCACACTttggatttgatttgattgatttgatttatttgttcatttttcctttcggacagcattgtggcaatcaaacatttcctcATACAATTATaacatataataaccgaaaagatatagggctggcaggaagaagcataaagcttataaattcccacccccatactatactaggacgcataaaatcaaGCAGTAGTAGTTAGAaatcagcagagatgataaaatttcactcagttcatcaagtccatgaacATGAACTTTCCGTTCTGACTCGCTAAAAATAATTGTCCACACTCTCTGTTCAGACAAGATAACTGCAATATCTTGGCGGAAAGTCGGGAACGTAAActtgaaatgtatgttttttccgGTAGTTGACAGAGTACTGAGCCACCTAATTAACAATGCTACATTCACACAAATAGAAAAGGGGCTTTGTTAGCATGTGATCAGATCACTCTTGGATTCGCGATTGTTACTTTCAATGAGTTTCttgcctggttaaataaaggaaatgacaaaaacaaatatttcgaTTAGCTTTACTCGCTAGCGTTACATTGCCTGAGCTGTACAGTGTGTTCACACCTCTGGACGCGGCCACTTCATTAATATTCGCACACACCGGAGATAggggctttgctttgcttcactTACTTACATTA
This portion of the Festucalex cinctus isolate MCC-2025b chromosome 19, RoL_Fcin_1.0, whole genome shotgun sequence genome encodes:
- the rpl15 gene encoding large ribosomal subunit protein eL15 — its product is MGAYRYMQELWRKKQSDVMRFLLRVRCWQYRQLSNLHRAPRPTRPDKARRLGYKAKQGYVIYRIRVRRGGRKRPVPKGATYGKPVNHGVNQIKFARSLQSTAEDRAGRHCGALRVLNSYWVGEDSTYKFFEVILIDPFHKTIRRNPDTQWITKAVHKHREMRGLTSAGKKSRGLGKGHKFHQTIGGSRRAAWKRRNTLQLHRYR